The Tepidisphaeraceae bacterium genome includes a window with the following:
- a CDS encoding NPCBM/NEW2 domain-containing protein produces MTRLSILKAWCFGATLVTLTATASVALADGPWTMTDADLQRVSILSDMDIKDGNVMGQTASGVATVPLARVVSLSSGKTAAVPQGLFVLHMADGQQIVGSPAGSTAESVIWTNEKLGDRTVPLSSVVQVSRSLTPPAPAELLEDAAKLANGDTVRGVVSTLDNENVTFTVGDAEVPVALANLTSIRFASTGEPAPATAAAFAVTLADGSTVFADAVTKDGDDWTVRLDGGEVAVPADGIVRVDHLNGPARWLSSLPAQVQYTPYLGESFPPKVDRSADGGAIRAEGRTYDRGIGMHARTRMTFALDGTFPTFRTRYAAEPGLALTDAVVRVLVDDKVAHESRVRGGQVSQPVELDVSAAKTLTLEVDFGAGLHTQDRVNWIEPALLKSRPEPATTQP; encoded by the coding sequence ATGACGAGACTCTCAATCTTGAAAGCTTGGTGCTTTGGCGCGACGCTCGTAACGCTCACGGCAACGGCATCGGTCGCCCTGGCCGATGGGCCGTGGACGATGACCGATGCCGACTTGCAGCGGGTGTCGATCCTGTCGGACATGGACATCAAGGACGGCAACGTCATGGGGCAAACCGCCAGTGGTGTGGCGACCGTGCCGCTGGCGCGAGTGGTGTCGCTTTCGAGCGGGAAGACAGCCGCTGTGCCCCAGGGACTGTTCGTCCTGCACATGGCCGACGGCCAGCAGATCGTCGGCAGCCCCGCGGGCAGCACGGCGGAATCGGTGATCTGGACGAACGAAAAGCTCGGTGATCGAACGGTGCCGCTGTCGTCGGTCGTGCAGGTCAGCCGATCGCTGACGCCACCGGCTCCCGCCGAGCTGTTGGAAGACGCCGCCAAGCTGGCCAACGGCGACACGGTGCGCGGCGTCGTCTCCACTTTAGACAACGAGAACGTCACCTTCACCGTCGGCGATGCCGAGGTACCCGTCGCGCTGGCGAACCTCACGTCGATCCGCTTCGCATCGACCGGTGAACCCGCGCCGGCCACCGCTGCTGCGTTTGCGGTTACGCTGGCCGATGGGTCGACCGTGTTCGCCGATGCCGTGACGAAGGATGGCGACGACTGGACGGTTCGGCTGGACGGCGGCGAGGTCGCGGTGCCCGCCGATGGCATCGTACGGGTCGATCACCTGAACGGGCCGGCGCGGTGGTTGTCGTCGCTTCCGGCGCAGGTGCAGTACACGCCGTACCTCGGCGAGTCGTTCCCACCCAAGGTCGACCGTTCGGCTGACGGCGGCGCGATTCGCGCGGAGGGGCGCACGTACGACCGCGGCATCGGCATGCACGCCCGCACGCGAATGACGTTCGCATTGGACGGGACTTTCCCCACCTTCCGCACACGCTACGCCGCAGAGCCGGGGCTGGCACTGACGGACGCCGTCGTCCGCGTGTTGGTCGACGACAAGGTCGCCCACGAATCTCGCGTGCGCGGCGGACAGGTTTCGCAACCGGTCGAACTGGACGTGAGCGCCGCAAAGACGCTCACGCTGGAGGTCGACTTCGGCGCCGGCCTGCACACGCAGGACCGCGTCAACTGGATCGAACCCGCGCTGTTGAAGTCGCGCCCTGAGCCTGCGACGACGCAACCTTAG
- the thiC gene encoding phosphomethylpyrimidine synthase, with protein sequence MMFKADHDAVSDSKTHAAPMPPLGDNPSSTAAGTTPGSFASKGRVGTPWTFSSPDTPGMPQPSEKTAWDFLPNDWRARKMPADTKLDTYTPGACFVGDHPSVTFRCADGTILEVRYPRNFEPITQLESARLGIITSQMERVAQREPHLSAAQVRDEVSAGRMVIPANINHLKGKLDPMCIGRASKTKVNANLGASPVSSDISEELEKVDWAIKWGGDTLMDLSTGGDLNATRSAFCQHSSVPVGTVPIYSMIIGRKIEELDWPMIEAELINQAEQGVDYFTIHAGVLREHLPMVRKRLIGIVSRGGSLLAKWMIHHGKQNPMYTYWEDICDILRKYDVTFSIGDGLRPGGLADATDAAQLAELHTLGELTERAWRRGVQVMVEGPGHVPFDQIEYNMKLQRTLCHGAPFYVLGPLVTDIFPGYDHITSCIGATAAGYHGAAMLCYVTPKEHLGLPKKDDVKQGCIAYKIAAHAADVALGIPASRDRDDELTKARAALNWEKHFELSFDPDTARAYHDEDLDVDTDFCAMCGHDWCSVRISKEINEFFSGKDESMQWDKPKKTAALTPEQQEILAKRGVLSPDEIHKLASKTKKAVGADKDKATCHSDYVDPDTAKQKQAEKLIPLGVGIKTSDSVI encoded by the coding sequence ATGATGTTCAAGGCCGACCACGACGCCGTTTCCGATTCGAAGACTCACGCAGCGCCAATGCCGCCGCTCGGCGACAATCCCTCGTCCACCGCCGCCGGCACCACGCCGGGGTCGTTCGCGAGCAAGGGACGCGTGGGCACGCCTTGGACGTTCAGCAGCCCGGATACGCCCGGCATGCCGCAGCCATCCGAGAAGACGGCGTGGGACTTTCTGCCCAACGATTGGCGCGCGCGCAAGATGCCGGCCGACACGAAGCTGGATACCTACACGCCCGGCGCTTGTTTCGTCGGCGACCATCCGTCGGTCACCTTCCGCTGTGCCGATGGCACGATTCTCGAGGTCCGCTACCCGCGCAACTTTGAGCCGATCACGCAGCTGGAGAGCGCGCGCCTCGGCATCATCACCAGTCAGATGGAACGCGTCGCCCAGCGCGAGCCGCATTTGTCAGCAGCGCAGGTGCGCGACGAGGTGTCGGCCGGTCGCATGGTTATCCCCGCCAACATCAACCACCTCAAGGGCAAGCTCGACCCAATGTGCATCGGCCGGGCCAGCAAGACCAAGGTAAATGCGAACCTCGGCGCGTCGCCCGTGTCGTCGGACATCAGCGAGGAACTGGAAAAGGTCGACTGGGCGATCAAGTGGGGCGGCGACACGCTGATGGACCTCTCCACCGGCGGCGACCTGAACGCGACGCGCAGCGCGTTCTGTCAGCACTCGTCGGTGCCGGTCGGCACGGTGCCGATCTACAGCATGATCATCGGGCGGAAGATCGAAGAGCTGGATTGGCCGATGATCGAGGCGGAGCTGATCAACCAGGCCGAGCAGGGCGTCGATTACTTCACGATTCACGCCGGCGTGTTGCGCGAACATCTGCCGATGGTGCGCAAGCGCCTGATCGGCATCGTCAGCCGTGGCGGCAGCCTGCTGGCCAAGTGGATGATCCACCACGGCAAGCAGAACCCCATGTACACTTACTGGGAAGACATCTGCGACATCCTGCGCAAGTACGACGTCACCTTCAGCATCGGTGATGGCCTGCGCCCCGGTGGCCTCGCCGACGCCACCGACGCCGCCCAGCTGGCCGAGTTGCATACGCTCGGCGAGCTCACCGAGCGCGCCTGGCGCCGCGGCGTGCAGGTGATGGTCGAGGGGCCCGGCCACGTGCCGTTCGACCAGATCGAGTACAACATGAAGCTGCAGCGGACGCTCTGCCACGGCGCGCCGTTCTACGTCCTCGGGCCGCTCGTGACCGACATTTTTCCGGGTTACGACCACATCACCAGCTGCATCGGCGCCACGGCGGCCGGTTATCACGGGGCGGCGATGTTGTGCTACGTCACGCCGAAAGAGCACTTGGGCCTGCCGAAGAAGGACGACGTAAAGCAGGGCTGCATCGCCTATAAAATCGCCGCCCACGCTGCCGATGTCGCCTTGGGCATTCCCGCCAGCCGCGACCGCGATGACGAGCTGACCAAGGCCCGGGCGGCGCTCAACTGGGAAAAGCACTTCGAGCTCTCGTTCGACCCCGATACCGCCCGCGCCTATCACGACGAAGATCTGGACGTCGACACCGACTTCTGCGCCATGTGCGGCCACGACTGGTGCAGCGTACGCATCAGCAAGGAGATCAACGAGTTCTTCAGCGGCAAGGACGAGTCGATGCAGTGGGACAAGCCCAAGAAAACCGCTGCCCTCACGCCCGAACAGCAGGAGATCCTCGCCAAGCGCGGCGTGCTGTCGCCCGACGAGATCCACAAGCTCGCCAGCAAGACCAAGAAGGCCGTCGGCGCCGACAAGGACAAGGCCACCTGCCACAGCGACTACGTCGACCCCGACACGGCCAAGCAGAAGCAGGCCGAGAAACTGATCCCGCTCGGCGTCGGCATCAAGACGAGCGACAGCGTGATCTGA
- a CDS encoding DoxX family protein, translating to MKLERASTAGSKVLLILGWVMTAIPILMMGVGGVYTLYDSAAMDEGLRKQGYAAHLGRVILYLEIACVIVYAFPRTAILGAILLTGYLGGAVATHVRAEDGMWPAPVVFGVIVWLGVFLRDARLRALIPWRR from the coding sequence ATGAAGCTCGAACGCGCGTCGACCGCAGGCTCAAAAGTGCTGCTGATTCTCGGCTGGGTGATGACGGCCATCCCGATCCTGATGATGGGCGTCGGTGGCGTCTACACGTTATACGACTCGGCCGCGATGGATGAGGGGCTGCGCAAGCAGGGTTACGCGGCCCACCTGGGGCGGGTCATCCTCTACCTCGAGATCGCCTGCGTGATCGTCTACGCCTTCCCGCGTACAGCCATTCTGGGCGCGATCCTGCTTACCGGTTACCTCGGTGGGGCCGTGGCGACCCACGTACGCGCGGAGGATGGCATGTGGCCGGCACCGGTCGTCTTCGGCGTGATCGTCTGGCTTGGCGTGTTCTTACGCGATGCACGCCTGCGGGCGCTCATTCCCTGGCGGCGGTAG
- a CDS encoding DUF2141 domain-containing protein, whose translation MRRRTAKLIVLALLLSLMTPLGSTRAQDAPEGEKANLAVAVTDLKNTRGMLRLGVFDQANGFPRDRGAALLWQSLPADAENPTFHIDLPPGRYAAVVLHDENSNEKLDTNFIGIPTEGHGVTNNPKPRRRPPRYDEAVFELKSDGATMSISVQYKYL comes from the coding sequence ATGCGACGTCGAACTGCCAAACTCATCGTGCTCGCGCTGCTCCTATCACTGATGACGCCGTTGGGCAGCACGCGCGCTCAAGACGCGCCGGAGGGCGAAAAGGCGAACTTGGCGGTCGCGGTGACGGACCTGAAGAACACGCGCGGCATGCTGCGCTTGGGCGTGTTCGACCAAGCCAATGGCTTCCCCCGCGATCGCGGCGCGGCGTTGCTTTGGCAGAGCTTGCCTGCGGATGCGGAAAACCCAACGTTCCACATCGACCTGCCGCCCGGGCGCTACGCAGCGGTCGTGCTGCACGACGAGAACAGTAACGAGAAGCTCGACACGAACTTCATCGGCATCCCGACCGAGGGCCACGGCGTCACGAACAACCCCAAACCCCGCCGACGGCCGCCGCGCTATGACGAGGCCGTGTTCGAACTGAAGTCCGATGGCGCCACCATGTCGATCAGCGTTCAGTACAAATACCTGTGA